In Corynebacterium sp. P4-C1, the sequence GTCCAGCCGGGCCCCGTCCTGCGGGTCGTTGGAGGCTTCCAGCTCTGCCCGGTACCCCGTCGCGTCCAGGATGCGGGCGACCAGTCCCCCGAGATCCGGCATGCCGGTCACCTCGTTGACCAGCTCGTCCATATCCGTGCGCAGTCCGTGCAAAAGGTCCACGAAGCCGGAAATCGCGTTGCGGGAACGGGAGGTGATGGCCTCGCCTTCGCCGCCGGCGATGTCGATAAGCGCCTGACCGAAACTGATCCGGTGATTGTCCGCGTACAGCGCCACCATCGCTTGAGCCTTGTCGCCGATGCCGCGCTTGGGAACGTTGATGATGCGGCGCATGCTCACCGAATCGTCGGGGTTCTCCAGCACGCGCAGGTAGGCTACGATGTCGCGGATCTCCTTGCGCTCGTAGAAACGTGTGCCGCCGACGACCTTGTACGGGATCCCGGCGCGGATGAAGATGTCTTCGAGCGCGCGCGACGAGTTATTCGTGCGGTACATGACCGCGATATCGGAATACGGGATGTTCTTGTCGGCTAGGGCATCGACCTCACTGGCGACGAAGCGGGCCTCATCGTGCTCGTTGTCCGCCACGTAGCCGACGATCTTCTCCCCCTGCCCCAGATCCGTCCACAACTTCTTCGGGCGGCGCCCGGCATTCTGCGCGATCACCGCGTTGGCAGCGGCGAGAATATTCTGCGTGGAGCGGTAGTTCTGCTCCAGCATGATCGTCGTGGCATCCGGGTAGTCGCGCTCGAATTCCTCGATATTGCGTATCGTCGCACCGCGGAAGGCGTAGATCGACTGGTCCGAGTCGCCCACGACAGCCAATTCCGGCGCGTCGGGGCCGTCCCCCACCAATGTGTGGATGAGCTCGTACTGCGCGTGGTTGGTGTCCTGGTACTCATCCACCAGCACGTGGCGGAACCGGCGACGGTAATACTCCACCACCTCGGGATGACGTTTGAACATGCCGACGACTTCCCCGATCAGGTCGTCAAAGTCCACGGCATTCGCCTCGCGCAAACGCCGCTGGTACTCGGAGTAGACCTTGGCCACTGTCACCTCGAAGGGATTCTTCGTCTTCTCCGCGTTCGACAGCGCCTGCCCCGGACCAATCAACTCATTCTTCAAATTGGAAATCGCGTTTGCCAGCGCACGCGGCGAGAACTTCTTCAGGTCCAGGTTCGCCTCTTTGGCGATCATGCCCAAAAGCCGGCGGGAATCATCCCCGTCATAAATGGTGAAATTCGTGTTCAGCCCATTGACCAGCTGAGCCTGCTGGCGCAGGATGCGTACGCACACCGAGTGGAATGTGGCCACCCACATCCGCTCCGCCTGCGGCCCGATGAGTTGACTGACGCGCTCCTTCATCTCCGCGGCGGCCTTGTTGGTGAAGGTGATGGCCAAGATCTCCCACGGCGCCACCCCGCGTTGCTGCAGCAAATAGGCGATGCGCCGCGTCAGCACAGCAGTCTTGCCGGACCCCGCTCCAGCGACGATGAGCAGCGGACTGCCGGCGTGCTCAACGGCGGCCTTCTGCTGCGGATTCAACCCCAAAATCAAATCTGTTCCCATGATGGCTACTACCGTACTTGGCGGGGTGGACCACCCGGCCGCACCCATTCGAACGCCTTGTGGAATTCGTGGCAGAATCAGTGGTTATGAGCGTGGATAACAGCGATATCAGGCACCCGTCCGGCACTGACGATCCGTTGTCGGACGAGGAAATCCAGGCCTACCGCAAAGAAATCGACCGGCTCGACCGGGTGATCCTGGATGCGGTCAAGCGGCGTTCGGAGATCTCGTCCGCCGTCGGCAAGACCCGCATGGGCTCCGGCGGAACGCGCCTCGTCCACACCCGGGAAGTGGCCATCATCAACCAGTTCCGGGACGAGTTGGGCGAAGAAGGCCCCAACCTCGCCGCGATTCTGCTGCGGCTCGGCCGGGGCAAGCTGGGTTAGGCGGACTAGTCCTGCTCGAGGGAGTCGAGAACGACCTCGAATTCAAGCAGCTCGGCTCCGGAAGCGACCGGCTTACGGGGCTCCTCGCCTTCCTTGTGGGCATGGGCCGCCTTCCCTTCTCCCGCCCACCAGTTCTTGTAGGACTCCTCATCGGCCCAGCGGGTGACTACGAAATAGCGGTCCTCCCCCTTCACTGGGCGCAGCAGCTGGAAGCCCTCGAAGCCCGGCTGGGCATCAATGGCGTGCTTGCGGGCAGCGAAGCGCTGCTCAAGCTGCTCGCCGGCACCTTCGGGGACGGTGATTGCGTTGATCTTCACGATGCTCATGCCTTCCTATTATGGCGCAAATGCGGGGCTGTTTTTCATTAGTCTGGGAAGCATTGACCGCTAACACCGTCTTCGATGCGCCCCTAAGGAGTGGCCATGACTGATATCACTTCCACGACTGCCTGGAACGACCTGCTCAAGCTTCACGCAGAGAAGAACAAGACGACGTTGCGCGAGCTCTTCGAACGCGATGACCAGCGCGCGGAGAAGTTCACGTTCGACGGCGCCGGCCTCCACGTGGACCTCTCGAAGAACCTGGTGGACGGCGAGATTCTCGAAGCCCTGGTTGCTCTCGCCGAGGAAGCGGACCTCAAGG encodes:
- a CDS encoding chorismate mutase; amino-acid sequence: MSVDNSDIRHPSGTDDPLSDEEIQAYRKEIDRLDRVILDAVKRRSEISSAVGKTRMGSGGTRLVHTREVAIINQFRDELGEEGPNLAAILLRLGRGKLG
- the pcrA gene encoding DNA helicase PcrA — encoded protein: MGTDLILGLNPQQKAAVEHAGSPLLIVAGAGSGKTAVLTRRIAYLLQQRGVAPWEILAITFTNKAAAEMKERVSQLIGPQAERMWVATFHSVCVRILRQQAQLVNGLNTNFTIYDGDDSRRLLGMIAKEANLDLKKFSPRALANAISNLKNELIGPGQALSNAEKTKNPFEVTVAKVYSEYQRRLREANAVDFDDLIGEVVGMFKRHPEVVEYYRRRFRHVLVDEYQDTNHAQYELIHTLVGDGPDAPELAVVGDSDQSIYAFRGATIRNIEEFERDYPDATTIMLEQNYRSTQNILAAANAVIAQNAGRRPKKLWTDLGQGEKIVGYVADNEHDEARFVASEVDALADKNIPYSDIAVMYRTNNSSRALEDIFIRAGIPYKVVGGTRFYERKEIRDIVAYLRVLENPDDSVSMRRIINVPKRGIGDKAQAMVALYADNHRISFGQALIDIAGGEGEAITSRSRNAISGFVDLLHGLRTDMDELVNEVTGMPDLGGLVARILDATGYRAELEASNDPQDGARLDNLNELVSVAREFSSDAANQMAYEDFDPESGEARPGSLQAFLERVSLVADADQIPDEGQGVVTLMTLHTAKGLEFPVVFVTGWEDGQFPHLRALGDPDELAEERRLAYVGITRARERLYLTRAMLRSSWGSPVTNPASRFLAEVPEDLVDWRRVEPERSFSSDAWGSPVPARRPKRRSESSVKVNKNLQLAKGDRVNHAKYGLGTVMSVDGVGPRETVTIDFGSSGTVRLMLIGGVPMEKL
- a CDS encoding antibiotic biosynthesis monooxygenase translates to MSIVKINAITVPEGAGEQLEQRFAARKHAIDAQPGFEGFQLLRPVKGEDRYFVVTRWADEESYKNWWAGEGKAAHAHKEGEEPRKPVASGAELLEFEVVLDSLEQD